One Streptomyces fagopyri DNA window includes the following coding sequences:
- a CDS encoding alpha-amylase: MAKRTLATALALAAGMAASVVLPTGTAQASPPGTKDVTAVLFEWKFDSVAKECTNTLGPAGYGYVQVSPPAEHIQGSQWWTSYQPVSYRIAGRLGDATAFKNMVTTCHAAGVKVVTDTVINHMSAGSGTGTGGSSYTKYDYPGLYSSYDMDDCTASISDYTNRANVQNCELVGLADLDTGEEYVRKTIAGYLNTLLGYGVDGFRIDAAKHIPAADLANIKSRLSNPSAYWKQEVIYGAGEAVQPTEYTGNGDVQEFRYAYDLKRVFNNENLAYLKNYGEGWGYMSSSVAAVFVDNHDTERNGSTLNYKDGANYTLANVFMLAYPYGAPDINSGYEWSNADAGPPNGGTVNACWQDGWKCQHAWPEIKSMVAFRNATRGQALSNWWDNGNDAIAFGRGGKGFVAINHETSSLSRTYSTSLAAGTYCNVQNNTSITVNSSGQFTATLGANTALALYAGKSSC; this comes from the coding sequence ATGGCCAAGAGAACTCTTGCCACCGCGCTCGCGCTCGCCGCGGGCATGGCGGCCTCGGTGGTCCTGCCCACCGGCACCGCCCAGGCCTCCCCGCCCGGCACCAAGGACGTCACCGCCGTCCTGTTCGAGTGGAAATTCGACTCCGTCGCCAAGGAGTGCACCAACACGCTGGGCCCGGCCGGCTACGGCTACGTCCAGGTGTCCCCGCCCGCCGAGCACATACAGGGCTCGCAGTGGTGGACCTCGTACCAGCCCGTCAGCTACCGGATCGCCGGCCGGCTCGGCGACGCCACCGCCTTCAAGAACATGGTCACCACCTGCCACGCGGCCGGCGTGAAGGTCGTGACGGACACGGTGATCAACCACATGTCCGCCGGTTCCGGCACCGGCACCGGCGGTTCGTCGTACACGAAGTACGACTACCCCGGCCTGTACTCCTCGTACGACATGGACGACTGCACCGCCAGCATCAGCGACTACACCAACCGGGCCAACGTCCAGAACTGCGAACTCGTCGGTCTCGCCGACCTGGACACCGGTGAGGAGTACGTCCGCAAGACCATCGCCGGCTATCTGAACACGCTGCTCGGATACGGCGTCGACGGCTTCCGTATCGACGCGGCCAAGCACATTCCGGCGGCCGACCTCGCGAACATCAAGTCCCGGCTGAGCAACCCGTCCGCGTACTGGAAGCAGGAGGTCATCTACGGCGCCGGCGAGGCGGTCCAGCCCACCGAGTACACCGGCAACGGCGACGTCCAGGAGTTCCGCTACGCCTACGACCTCAAGCGGGTCTTCAACAACGAGAACCTCGCCTACCTGAAGAACTACGGCGAGGGCTGGGGTTACATGAGCAGCTCCGTCGCGGCCGTCTTCGTCGACAACCACGACACCGAACGCAACGGCTCGACGCTCAACTACAAGGACGGGGCGAACTACACGCTCGCCAACGTCTTCATGCTCGCCTACCCGTACGGCGCCCCGGACATCAACTCAGGCTACGAGTGGTCGAACGCGGACGCCGGTCCGCCCAACGGGGGTACCGTCAACGCCTGCTGGCAGGACGGCTGGAAGTGCCAGCACGCCTGGCCCGAGATCAAGTCGATGGTCGCCTTCCGCAACGCCACCCGGGGGCAAGCCCTTTCCAACTGGTGGGACAACGGCAACGACGCCATCGCTTTCGGCCGGGGCGGCAAGGGCTTCGTGGCCATCAACCACGAGACCTCCTCGCTGAGCCGGACCTACAGCACCTCCCTCGCGGCGGGAACGTACTGCAACGTCCAGAACAACACGAGCATCACGGTGAACAGTTCGGGTCAGTTCACGGCGACGCTGGGCGCCAACACGGCACTTGCGCTCTACGCGGGCAAGTCCAGCTGCTGA